A genomic segment from Hyalangium gracile encodes:
- a CDS encoding universal stress protein, producing the protein MRDSRMQSSPERPLATRSPPPEGLSRVVVATDFSPRSERALARAARLPLRPGARVHLLHVLGPSARGDPLDSQEREVVERELRAAAHAMARRARRGGPAVEVSPVLRQGAPAEEVARCMEEVGAELLVMGRPRHPSFLWRQGTAFRPEERLLRRVSASLLLVAPREATAYRRPLVAVDFSPPARRALELTLLVCPRASQVGVVHVCDTSYELVLHQVWSRPEQVLRYREEARAAARAELERLLACVGQEASRLEPLVLGGSREEGVLAMARKRQPDLIALGSRRSMGLAEVLLGTLAGRVLRETACDVLIAREPLPA; encoded by the coding sequence ATGCGAGACTCCAGAATGCAGAGCAGCCCCGAGCGTCCCCTGGCCACCCGGAGCCCTCCCCCGGAGGGCTTGTCTCGGGTGGTGGTGGCGACGGACTTCTCTCCTCGGTCGGAGCGGGCCCTGGCTCGGGCGGCGCGCCTGCCGCTGCGTCCGGGCGCGCGGGTGCACCTGCTTCATGTGTTGGGCCCCTCCGCGCGGGGCGATCCGCTGGACTCGCAGGAGCGCGAGGTGGTGGAGCGGGAGCTGCGCGCCGCCGCCCACGCCATGGCCCGGCGGGCCAGGCGGGGTGGGCCCGCCGTGGAAGTCTCTCCGGTGTTGCGACAGGGAGCTCCCGCGGAGGAGGTGGCGCGGTGCATGGAGGAGGTGGGCGCCGAGCTGCTCGTCATGGGCAGGCCCCGCCACCCGAGCTTCCTCTGGAGGCAGGGAACCGCTTTTCGCCCGGAGGAGCGGCTGCTGAGGCGGGTGAGCGCCTCCCTGCTGCTGGTGGCCCCGCGAGAGGCCACCGCCTACCGCAGGCCCCTGGTGGCGGTGGACTTCTCACCGCCTGCTCGCAGGGCACTAGAGCTGACGCTCCTGGTGTGTCCGAGGGCCTCCCAGGTGGGGGTTGTCCACGTCTGCGACACCTCCTACGAGCTGGTGCTCCACCAGGTCTGGAGCCGGCCCGAGCAGGTGTTGCGCTACCGGGAGGAAGCCCGGGCCGCCGCGCGGGCCGAGCTGGAGCGGCTGCTCGCCTGCGTGGGCCAGGAAGCGTCGCGGCTCGAGCCGCTGGTGCTGGGCGGGAGTCGGGAAGAGGGCGTCCTGGCCATGGCGCGCAAGCGTCAGCCCGACCTGATCGCGCTGGGCTCGCGCCGCTCGATGGGGCTGGCGGAAGTCTTGCTGGGGACGCTGGCGGGCCGGGTGCTCCGCGAGACGGCGTGCGATGTGCTCATCGCGCGAGAGCCCCTGCCTGCGTGA
- a CDS encoding cation:proton antiporter, protein MRKVILYSLLLVLGLGLSQALPHLGAGVHEPLRHVIRLLTMVGLAFIMIHVGLEFELDKNNLRRYGWDYVVAATAAAFPWLLATLYFVFVLAPPEQWGEAQLWKEGLLQGRFASPTSAGVLFSMLAAAGLGASWVFRKARVLAIFDDLDTILLMIPLQMVLVGFRWQLLAVVASMAVMLWAAWRYLHQWRMPHRWPWVLGYATALALASELLFLASGWMDPTSPIHFEVLLPAFVLGCVMRQPAHAHDNDAEEGQEPGLGDPPEQRAATVVSACFMVLVGLSMPALGGLLAAAGTQVQEGGGSSVSWGGVALHVLVVTLLINLGKMFPAFCYRREASRRERLALAIALFPRGEVGAGVLVISLGYGIGGMSTVVAMLALALNLLLTGVFIVAVKRLISRTRGTPPLQATTSRERPPRLSGRFAGGATASAGAGGRE, encoded by the coding sequence ATGCGCAAGGTCATCCTCTATTCCCTGCTGCTCGTGCTCGGACTGGGACTGTCCCAGGCGCTGCCGCACCTGGGGGCGGGCGTCCATGAGCCGCTGCGGCACGTCATCCGGTTGCTGACGATGGTGGGGCTGGCGTTCATCATGATCCACGTCGGGCTGGAGTTCGAGCTCGACAAGAACAACCTGCGTCGGTACGGGTGGGACTACGTGGTGGCGGCCACGGCGGCGGCCTTCCCGTGGCTGCTGGCCACGCTCTACTTCGTCTTCGTGCTGGCCCCACCCGAGCAATGGGGAGAGGCCCAGCTGTGGAAGGAAGGGCTGCTGCAAGGGCGCTTCGCCTCGCCCACCTCCGCCGGTGTGCTCTTCTCCATGCTCGCGGCCGCGGGCCTGGGCGCCTCGTGGGTGTTCCGCAAGGCGCGGGTGCTGGCCATCTTCGATGACCTGGACACCATCCTGCTGATGATCCCGCTGCAGATGGTGCTGGTGGGCTTCCGCTGGCAACTGCTGGCGGTGGTGGCGTCGATGGCGGTGATGCTCTGGGCGGCCTGGCGCTACCTGCACCAGTGGCGGATGCCGCACCGCTGGCCCTGGGTGCTGGGGTACGCGACCGCGCTCGCGCTCGCCTCGGAGCTCCTCTTCCTGGCGAGCGGGTGGATGGATCCCACCAGCCCCATCCACTTCGAGGTGCTGCTGCCCGCGTTCGTGCTGGGGTGCGTGATGCGCCAGCCGGCCCACGCCCACGACAATGACGCCGAGGAGGGGCAGGAGCCTGGGCTCGGCGACCCCCCGGAGCAGCGCGCGGCCACGGTCGTCTCCGCGTGCTTCATGGTGCTGGTGGGCCTGTCCATGCCGGCGCTCGGCGGGCTCCTGGCGGCGGCCGGGACACAGGTACAGGAGGGGGGCGGCTCGAGCGTCTCCTGGGGAGGGGTGGCGCTGCACGTGCTGGTCGTCACGCTGCTGATCAACCTGGGGAAGATGTTCCCGGCGTTCTGCTACCGGCGCGAGGCCTCCAGGCGCGAGCGCCTGGCGCTGGCCATCGCGCTGTTCCCACGCGGTGAGGTGGGCGCGGGCGTCCTGGTCATCTCGCTCGGCTACGGGATTGGGGGAATGTCCACCGTGGTGGCGATGCTGGCCCTGGCCCTCAACCTGCTGCTCACCGGTGTCTTCATCGTCGCCGTGAAGCGGCTCATCTCCCGGACTCGGGGGACGCCGCCGCTTCAGGCCACGACCTCGAGGGAGCGGCCCCCGCGCCTCTCGGGTCGATTCGCGGGCGGAGCGACCGCCTCCGCTGGAGCGGGGGGGAGGGAGTGA
- a CDS encoding GGDEF domain-containing protein — protein MASDETRVTKITTVKAPNAVNRDCCLVQIHGPELGKKYVLDDREYTIGRDENNQIVVDLDNVSRRHARIFGSHDRMFVEDLKSTNGTFLNDQEVMGAQPLRSGDLIKVGGSIFKFLDGANIETQYHETIYTLTIADGLTGINNKRYFLEYLEREMGRSHRYHRALSLMMFDIDHFKKINDVHGHLAGDYVLRELAQSIKRLVRREQCFARYGGEEFALVMPEDGPDKARLFAEKIRKLIEEKAFIFEDKEIPVTISIGVAEMEHDMTEPTQFIKVADANLYRAKKAGRNRVVG, from the coding sequence ATGGCTTCCGACGAGACTCGGGTCACCAAGATCACCACGGTCAAGGCTCCCAACGCGGTCAACCGGGATTGTTGCCTCGTTCAGATCCACGGCCCCGAGCTGGGCAAGAAGTACGTGCTGGACGACAGGGAGTACACGATCGGCCGCGACGAGAACAATCAGATCGTCGTGGACCTGGACAACGTGTCCCGCCGTCACGCGCGCATCTTTGGCAGTCACGACCGCATGTTCGTGGAGGACCTGAAGTCCACGAACGGCACCTTCCTGAATGATCAGGAGGTGATGGGGGCGCAGCCGCTGCGCAGCGGGGACCTCATCAAGGTGGGTGGCTCCATCTTCAAGTTCCTGGACGGGGCCAACATCGAGACGCAGTACCACGAGACCATCTACACGCTGACGATCGCGGATGGCCTCACGGGCATCAACAACAAGCGCTACTTCCTCGAGTACCTCGAGCGGGAGATGGGGCGCTCGCACCGCTACCACCGGGCGCTGTCGTTGATGATGTTCGACATCGACCACTTCAAGAAGATCAACGACGTGCACGGGCACCTGGCGGGTGACTACGTGCTGCGCGAGCTGGCCCAGTCCATCAAGCGGCTGGTGCGGCGCGAGCAGTGCTTCGCGCGCTACGGCGGCGAGGAGTTCGCGCTGGTGATGCCCGAGGACGGGCCGGACAAGGCGCGCCTGTTCGCCGAGAAGATCCGCAAGCTCATCGAGGAGAAGGCGTTCATCTTCGAGGACAAGGAGATCCCGGTCACCATCTCCATCGGCGTGGCGGAGATGGAGCACGACATGACCGAGCCCACCCAGTTCATCAAGGTGGCGGACGCCAACCTGTACCGGGCCAAGAAGGCGGGCCGCAACCGGGTGGTCGGGTAG